In Pseudomonas deceptionensis, a single window of DNA contains:
- a CDS encoding amidohydrolase, translating to MKRFTPCVLAALFALPSLQAMAAADLVLTNGKVFTGVPGQALVNAVAVENGKIIKVGSDAEVNALADAKTRRIDLEGKVLMPGMIDTHSHPVIAGLDSLGANLLDEEKPLPELEQWIIEQDKAGKARAGDVINIAGVSSAYWEQAQALGKIFNQGRWADQPLVLSGIDGHTGWANNAMLKRAKIDAALVKSLPANELSYVGHEADFTPTGFFAESRWDQVRGQIPAPSPQVMLKAAREAVRVNNQYGVTAWMDAASNAGGGDSLFDFTATEQSVGVLPLYRQLAENGELSAHVAALMLTNSKSKPADLEVLAKVMKQFEGVPNLTFPGIKVFADGILEYPGQTAAVIVPYKNNNKNGELLIDPEHFGELVVAAEKRGWIVHMHAVGDRAVRESLNGFEYARKLSPAPVTHSISHLQLVNPKEFPRFAQLGVIASMQLLWATEESYTVDLVKPYISAFAYGYQYPAKSLQDAGAMIAGASDWPVSSPNPWNAIAQAATRKGPLGVLNAKESVDRQTMLYAYTSNAAKTIGLDAQIGSLAPGKQADLIILDRDVFNVDEEALSDTKVLKTFFAGKQVYGPDA from the coding sequence ATGAAGCGCTTTACCCCGTGTGTCTTGGCAGCATTGTTTGCCCTGCCCTCGTTGCAGGCCATGGCCGCTGCCGATCTGGTACTGACCAATGGCAAGGTGTTTACCGGCGTACCCGGGCAGGCGCTGGTCAACGCTGTGGCAGTCGAAAACGGCAAGATCATCAAGGTCGGCAGCGATGCCGAGGTCAATGCACTGGCCGATGCCAAAACCCGGCGTATTGACCTGGAGGGCAAGGTGCTCATGCCCGGCATGATTGACACCCACAGCCACCCCGTGATCGCCGGGCTGGACAGCCTTGGCGCGAATCTTCTGGATGAAGAAAAACCGTTACCCGAACTTGAGCAGTGGATTATCGAACAGGACAAAGCGGGCAAGGCACGGGCGGGTGACGTGATCAATATTGCAGGCGTCAGCTCGGCCTACTGGGAGCAGGCACAGGCGCTGGGCAAAATCTTCAATCAGGGCCGCTGGGCCGATCAGCCGCTGGTTTTGAGCGGGATCGACGGGCATACCGGCTGGGCTAACAACGCGATGCTCAAGCGCGCAAAGATTGATGCCGCCCTGGTTAAAAGCCTGCCGGCCAATGAGCTCAGTTATGTAGGCCACGAGGCTGACTTCACCCCTACCGGCTTTTTTGCTGAGTCACGCTGGGACCAGGTACGCGGCCAGATTCCGGCGCCCAGCCCTCAGGTGATGCTCAAGGCCGCGCGTGAAGCCGTCAGGGTCAATAACCAGTACGGCGTGACCGCATGGATGGACGCAGCCTCGAACGCGGGCGGTGGCGATTCGCTGTTTGACTTCACGGCCACCGAGCAAAGCGTTGGCGTACTGCCGCTGTATCGCCAGCTGGCAGAAAATGGCGAACTGTCGGCCCACGTCGCGGCACTGATGCTCACCAACTCCAAAAGCAAGCCTGCCGACCTCGAAGTCCTGGCCAAGGTGATGAAGCAGTTCGAGGGCGTGCCCAACCTGACCTTCCCCGGAATCAAAGTGTTTGCCGACGGCATTCTGGAATACCCGGGGCAAACGGCTGCGGTCATCGTGCCGTACAAGAACAACAATAAAAACGGCGAATTGCTGATCGACCCCGAGCACTTTGGCGAGCTGGTGGTCGCGGCCGAAAAGCGCGGCTGGATCGTGCACATGCACGCCGTCGGCGACCGCGCGGTGCGCGAGTCCCTCAACGGTTTTGAATACGCACGCAAGCTCAGCCCCGCGCCAGTCACCCACAGCATCAGCCACCTGCAACTGGTCAACCCCAAGGAATTCCCGCGCTTTGCGCAACTGGGGGTCATCGCCTCCATGCAGCTGCTGTGGGCCACTGAAGAAAGCTACACCGTCGATCTGGTGAAGCCTTATATCAGTGCATTTGCCTATGGCTACCAGTACCCGGCCAAATCGCTGCAAGACGCCGGCGCCATGATCGCAGGCGCCAGCGACTGGCCGGTGTCGAGCCCCAACCCGTGGAATGCCATCGCCCAGGCAGCCACCCGCAAAGGGCCGCTGGGCGTGCTCAATGCCAAGGAAAGCGTTGATCGCCAGACCATGCTCTATGCCTACACCAGCAATGCCGCGAAAACCATCGGGCTGGACGCACAGATCGGCTCTCTGGCACCCGGCAAGCAGGCCGACCTGATCATCCTCGACCGGGACGTGTTCAACGTGGATGAGGAGGCCTTGTCGGACACCAAAGTCCTGAAGACCTTCTTCGCCGGCAAGCAGGTCTACGGCCCCGACGCCTGA
- a CDS encoding TorF family putative porin produces MNALSVFMLTGLALTPLLSAQALPLNDEFELVITPTLVSDYRASGISQTLGDPAAQLAITLNHASGLYAGLWTSNVDFGHDSKTRQEIEYFAGYFWQINDNISLDTFYTRYEFPRESGYNQSDIQTTLDAYGVLLGAKYVSNMKGPDYEDENGEFHEGKKDEDLSSIFMGYHTVLPAEIGLEMRYEYVDYKDDVFFTESGKGRADYYDWEIKLSRELIGIKWALSYIDTDLSKDECTSFTGYDDLCGATLVASASKTF; encoded by the coding sequence ATGAACGCATTGTCTGTTTTCATGCTCACCGGCCTTGCCCTGACACCCCTGCTCAGCGCCCAGGCACTCCCGCTCAACGACGAATTCGAGCTGGTGATTACCCCCACGCTGGTCAGTGACTACCGGGCCAGCGGCATCTCGCAAACCCTGGGCGACCCGGCCGCACAGCTGGCAATTACCCTCAACCACGCCAGCGGTTTGTATGCCGGCCTCTGGACCTCGAATGTCGACTTTGGGCATGACTCAAAAACACGTCAGGAGATCGAGTACTTCGCCGGCTACTTCTGGCAAATCAACGACAACATCAGCCTGGACACCTTCTACACCCGCTACGAATTTCCGCGTGAAAGCGGGTACAACCAAAGCGACATCCAGACCACCCTTGATGCATACGGCGTTTTACTTGGGGCCAAATATGTCAGCAACATGAAAGGCCCGGACTACGAGGATGAAAACGGCGAGTTCCACGAAGGCAAAAAAGACGAGGATTTGTCCTCGATTTTTATGGGTTACCACACCGTGCTGCCCGCCGAGATCGGGCTGGAAATGCGCTATGAATATGTCGATTACAAGGACGACGTATTCTTCACCGAGAGCGGCAAGGGCCGCGCCGACTACTACGACTGGGAGATCAAGCTCAGCCGTGAGCTGATCGGTATCAAGTGGGCGCTGAGCTATATCGATACCGACCTCTCGAAGGACGAGTGCACGAGCTTTACCGGCTACGACGACCTGTGCGGTGCAACCCTGGTGGCCAGCGCCAGCAAGACGTTCTGA
- a CDS encoding SDR family NAD(P)-dependent oxidoreductase: MSFNINSFQLNGRRALITGSGKGIGLELARGLGAAGAIVVINDRNREKAQAVAAQLREEGISAETAVFDVTDRAQLFAAINTFEASSGPIEILVNNAGIQRRAPLEDYEANDWHELMRVNLDGVFHVSQAVARHMIARGRGKIINICSVQSELARPSIAPYAASKGAVKMLTKGMCAEWACHGIQANGLAPGYFATEMNRALVDDQAFSQWLCKRTPAGRWGKVEELCGAAVFLASPASDFINGQTIFVDGGLTSVV; encoded by the coding sequence ATGTCATTCAATATCAACAGCTTCCAGCTTAATGGCCGCAGGGCCCTGATCACAGGTTCAGGCAAGGGCATCGGGCTTGAACTGGCCCGAGGTTTGGGAGCCGCTGGCGCCATCGTGGTGATCAATGATCGCAATAGGGAAAAAGCCCAGGCCGTTGCCGCGCAATTGCGTGAGGAGGGCATCAGCGCTGAAACCGCGGTCTTTGACGTCACCGACCGCGCACAGCTGTTTGCGGCGATCAATACCTTTGAGGCCAGCAGCGGGCCCATCGAGATCCTGGTCAATAACGCCGGCATCCAGCGTCGCGCACCCCTGGAGGATTACGAGGCCAACGACTGGCACGAGCTGATGCGGGTCAATCTGGACGGTGTGTTCCATGTGTCCCAGGCTGTGGCGCGGCACATGATTGCCCGTGGTCGCGGCAAAATCATCAATATCTGCTCGGTGCAGAGTGAGCTGGCCCGCCCCTCGATCGCCCCTTATGCGGCGTCCAAGGGCGCGGTAAAGATGCTCACCAAGGGCATGTGCGCCGAATGGGCGTGCCACGGGATCCAGGCCAACGGCCTGGCCCCGGGTTATTTTGCAACCGAGATGAATCGAGCCCTGGTAGACGATCAGGCGTTTTCCCAATGGCTGTGCAAGCGTACGCCCGCAGGGCGCTGGGGGAAGGTGGAAGAGCTGTGTGGCGCAGCGGTGTTCCTTGCTTCGCCCGCGTCGGACTTTATCAACGGGCAAACGATCTTTGTGGACGGGGGGCTGACCAGCGTGGTTTGA
- a CDS encoding LysR family transcriptional regulator — translation MEIKHLRSFVTLAEELHFGRAAQRLSIVQPALSMQIKMLEEELGVRLFERNRHSVTLTEVGTVFLPQARATLNQAAHAADVAKACGRGEIGRVRLGFVSSVLPHLLPTLIRALHERFPRIELELKDMPGPDQAAALKSGQLDFGLMRLPATIPGIQTREVLRETFIIALPGDHPLGACDTLHPTALAQLPVFILARRYAPGFYDELMQALTRQGVQLEIASELGEFTTMLALVSAGLGVGLLPANAGRALPANVISRPLELGDYRATTGLAWTDLNSAVKSTVFSLMSELLPEPSEGT, via the coding sequence ATGGAAATAAAACACCTGCGATCATTTGTGACCCTGGCCGAGGAGCTGCACTTCGGCCGTGCGGCGCAACGGTTGTCCATCGTACAACCGGCCCTGAGCATGCAAATAAAGATGCTGGAAGAGGAGCTGGGGGTGCGCCTTTTCGAGCGTAACCGGCACTCGGTCACATTGACCGAAGTGGGCACCGTCTTCTTGCCACAGGCACGCGCAACCCTGAACCAGGCGGCCCATGCGGCGGACGTGGCCAAGGCTTGCGGGCGCGGGGAAATCGGCCGTGTGCGCCTGGGCTTTGTGTCCTCGGTACTGCCGCACCTGCTGCCCACGCTGATCCGCGCGCTGCATGAGCGATTCCCGCGCATAGAACTGGAGCTCAAGGACATGCCGGGCCCGGACCAGGCCGCGGCCCTCAAGAGCGGCCAGCTCGACTTCGGGCTGATGCGCTTGCCGGCCACCATCCCGGGCATCCAGACCCGCGAGGTGCTGCGGGAAACCTTCATCATTGCCCTGCCCGGCGACCACCCGCTGGGCGCATGTGACACCCTGCACCCGACAGCACTCGCCCAACTGCCGGTATTCATCCTGGCCAGGCGCTATGCACCCGGCTTTTACGATGAACTGATGCAGGCACTTACGCGCCAGGGCGTACAGCTGGAAATTGCCTCCGAGCTGGGCGAGTTCACCACCATGCTCGCACTGGTTTCGGCCGGTTTAGGCGTGGGCTTGCTACCGGCCAATGCGGGGCGCGCGCTGCCCGCCAACGTCATCTCCAGGCCGCTGGAGCTGGGGGACTACCGCGCAACCACAGGCCTGGCGTGGACGGATTTGAACAGCGCAGTGAAAAGTACGGTGTTCAGCTTGATGAGCGAGTTGCTGCCGGAGCCATCTGAGGGAACATGA
- a CDS encoding TonB-dependent receptor: MISPASVLCARTFGLLLLGLQPLCSAVVFAADERQHFNIDAGPLDQALSRFGVQARISMAGSSTLTAGKSSKGLQGDFSTEAGLTRLLAGTGLSYQRRVDGSVELFQGGGGVVLPAQKVTGEDPAIEQVYSAPRSTVYISSEDMQRFGVVSVGDVLKGQPGVQVGDSRNGGGLDVNIRGIQGQSRVAVTVDGSQQALDVYRGYAGTQQRSYIDPDLISDITIDKGPSLTSSAIGGTVKMRTLGVDDILRDGKTVGLRLKGDVWNNGVAPASRDGHSATERLYSEPHRDRGGLFGSEAQSGSAAFAYTHDYFDVVAAYAHRNQGNYFAGKKGQDRYRTYDRYGREDMTVATTYNPGEEVLNSSAETDSYLIKTTIRPADDHTLDLGYRRYDGHIGEIMPSDIFRFGTGGIYQYPLGHTKIDTYTARYNYLPSGNPLVDLTANLWMTDAQTSNLTSVLAPVSQAYRSDRNWTRQADRRIGGDLANTSRFETDHGDLKLDVGGSFQVEELRPQKGVVTNQDDINANRSLRDGSRQEFSLHGKLEFQPLDRLTLWGGGRYTYYRTKDHVAHSTALREERELRYLRVFSPQTYGNMMWFPDQNGQYTDATDPRLNNGIVFNNTNFPFEGTRYSDFGATESTVYPSQTGEVVSGYEYSGKQSDSGGAFAPAIGFNVELAPDTFFYASYTQGLRMPSLFETSQGVLQTMPGKGLKPERSSNWEIGASTLQKSLLVDNDSAAIKVAYFNNTIKNYITRYYDPSPGLMGLMQFSNTDSFKTSGLELQSRYDAGRVFADFSSTYYLKTETCDATFAARLRASSNPYQDLSKTPNCTPGSFMGSYSNTQNPPRFAANLTTGLRFFDQTLTVGGRATYTSGPTVKADNEWQTGATTPQLVYHQVALFDLFLNYKLKDHTTLNVSLQNLTDRYYLDPLAQSFMPAPGRTLRMGLQTKF; encoded by the coding sequence ATGATTTCCCCCGCAAGTGTTTTATGCGCCCGCACCTTTGGCCTGCTTTTGCTTGGCCTGCAACCGCTTTGCAGCGCAGTCGTTTTTGCGGCTGATGAGCGTCAGCACTTCAACATCGATGCCGGCCCGCTGGATCAGGCGCTCTCGCGTTTCGGCGTGCAGGCGCGAATCAGCATGGCCGGCAGTTCGACGCTGACGGCGGGCAAGAGCAGCAAGGGTCTGCAGGGTGACTTCAGCACCGAGGCGGGGCTGACACGGCTGTTGGCGGGGACCGGTCTGAGCTATCAGCGCCGGGTGGACGGCAGCGTCGAGTTGTTTCAGGGGGGAGGGGGCGTGGTACTGCCCGCGCAGAAAGTCACGGGCGAAGACCCTGCCATCGAGCAGGTTTACTCGGCGCCCCGGTCGACTGTGTATATCTCCAGCGAAGACATGCAACGCTTTGGCGTGGTTTCGGTGGGCGATGTGCTTAAAGGCCAGCCGGGCGTGCAGGTGGGGGACAGCCGCAATGGCGGTGGCCTGGATGTGAACATCCGCGGCATTCAAGGGCAAAGCCGGGTGGCGGTGACGGTCGACGGTTCGCAGCAGGCGCTGGATGTCTATCGAGGTTATGCCGGTACTCAGCAGCGCAGCTACATCGACCCTGACCTGATCAGTGATATCACCATCGACAAGGGGCCGAGCCTCACATCGAGCGCTATCGGCGGCACAGTCAAAATGCGCACCCTCGGCGTGGACGACATTTTGCGCGATGGCAAAACGGTCGGCCTGCGCTTGAAGGGCGATGTGTGGAACAACGGTGTGGCTCCCGCCTCTCGCGACGGCCACTCCGCCACCGAAAGACTGTACTCGGAGCCACACAGGGACCGTGGTGGCCTGTTCGGTTCCGAAGCGCAGTCCGGCAGCGCCGCGTTCGCCTATACCCATGACTACTTCGATGTGGTGGCGGCGTATGCGCATCGCAATCAGGGCAACTATTTCGCCGGCAAAAAAGGCCAGGACCGCTACCGCACTTATGACCGCTATGGCCGTGAAGACATGACCGTCGCCACCACCTACAACCCCGGTGAAGAAGTGCTCAACTCATCGGCAGAGACCGACTCGTACCTGATCAAAACCACCATACGCCCGGCAGACGACCATACGCTGGATCTGGGCTACCGCCGATACGACGGCCATATTGGCGAAATCATGCCATCGGACATTTTCCGTTTCGGCACCGGGGGCATCTACCAGTACCCGCTGGGCCACACCAAAATCGATACCTACACGGCCCGCTACAACTACCTGCCAAGCGGCAACCCGTTAGTGGACCTGACAGCCAACCTGTGGATGACGGATGCCCAAACCAGCAATTTGACCTCGGTGCTGGCGCCGGTTTCGCAGGCCTATCGCTCGGACCGCAACTGGACCCGCCAGGCCGACCGGCGCATTGGCGGCGACCTGGCCAATACCTCACGGTTCGAGACGGACCACGGCGATCTGAAGCTGGATGTGGGCGGGTCGTTCCAGGTCGAGGAGTTGCGCCCGCAAAAAGGTGTGGTCACCAACCAGGATGACATCAACGCCAACCGCAGCCTGCGCGATGGTTCCAGGCAGGAATTCAGCCTGCACGGCAAGCTGGAGTTCCAGCCCCTCGACCGCCTCACGCTGTGGGGTGGCGGTCGTTATACCTACTACCGTACCAAGGATCACGTTGCTCACTCGACGGCGTTGAGAGAGGAGCGCGAGTTGAGGTACCTGAGGGTCTTCAGCCCGCAAACCTACGGCAACATGATGTGGTTCCCGGATCAGAACGGTCAGTACACCGATGCCACGGACCCTCGGCTGAATAACGGTATCGTCTTCAACAACACCAATTTCCCTTTCGAGGGCACGCGCTACAGCGACTTTGGTGCCACCGAGTCGACGGTGTATCCGTCTCAGACAGGCGAGGTGGTCAGCGGTTATGAGTATTCCGGCAAACAAAGCGACAGCGGTGGTGCATTTGCTCCTGCCATCGGTTTCAACGTTGAGCTGGCGCCGGACACGTTCTTTTATGCGTCTTACACCCAGGGCCTGCGCATGCCCTCACTGTTCGAAACCAGCCAGGGCGTCTTGCAGACCATGCCCGGCAAGGGTCTGAAACCGGAGCGCTCAAGCAACTGGGAGATCGGTGCCAGCACCCTGCAAAAAAGCCTGCTGGTGGACAACGACTCGGCGGCCATCAAGGTTGCCTACTTCAACAACACCATCAAGAACTACATCACCCGCTATTACGATCCCAGCCCGGGGCTGATGGGCCTGATGCAGTTCAGCAATACCGACAGCTTCAAAACCAGCGGTCTGGAGTTGCAGTCACGCTATGACGCGGGCCGCGTGTTCGCTGATTTCTCATCCACTTACTACCTCAAGACCGAGACCTGCGATGCGACCTTCGCCGCGCGTTTGCGTGCCAGCTCCAACCCCTATCAGGATTTGAGCAAAACACCGAACTGTACGCCGGGCAGTTTTATGGGCTCTTACTCCAACACGCAAAACCCGCCACGCTTCGCGGCGAACCTGACCACGGGCCTGCGCTTTTTTGATCAGACGCTGACAGTCGGAGGGCGAGCAACCTATACCTCGGGTCCAACCGTCAAGGCCGACAATGAATGGCAAACCGGCGCCACTACGCCGCAATTGGTCTATCACCAGGTAGCGCTTTTTGATCTGTTCCTCAACTACAAGTTGAAGGATCACACCACCCTGAACGTGTCCTTGCAGAACCTGACCGACCGTTATTACCTGGACCCGCTGGCACAGAGTTTTATGCCCGCTCCGGGGCGCACGCTGCGCATGGGGTTGCAGACCAAATTCTAG
- a CDS encoding FecR domain-containing protein translates to MSRVSVNPRVRDMAIDWMVRMQSGLMSAADHLALQQWRQASTDHEYAWQRVSSLPLLLQPGASLLSDPAARRALESAGVDPQRRRQVLKCLLAISLLGGVCWQGAESTLVRSALASYRTATGERRQWRLADGTLLWLNTASAANVDGRTDHSQVQLIEGELALNAGAESGSLQLVTPDAVLHARGANLLVRHDRQGTQVTVLRGLVQVSSRHNRGPLLLEAGWRTRVDAQGIHPASLTDGFLAQAWLRSILPAERMRLDALLAELSRYRPGVLRCSQQVAALRVTGSFELDDTDAALALVAHALPVRIERRTRFWVTVVPV, encoded by the coding sequence ATGAGCCGCGTTTCAGTTAACCCCCGTGTCCGGGATATGGCCATCGACTGGATGGTGCGCATGCAGTCCGGGCTTATGAGTGCGGCTGACCACCTGGCCTTGCAGCAATGGCGCCAGGCAAGCACCGACCACGAATACGCCTGGCAGCGTGTCAGCAGCCTGCCGCTGTTGTTGCAGCCCGGAGCGAGTCTCTTGTCCGACCCTGCGGCGCGCAGGGCTCTGGAGTCTGCCGGTGTAGACCCGCAGCGCCGCAGGCAGGTACTCAAGTGCCTGTTGGCAATCAGTTTGCTGGGCGGGGTTTGCTGGCAGGGCGCGGAGTCCACGCTCGTGCGTTCAGCGCTGGCCAGCTATCGCACCGCCACCGGCGAGCGCCGTCAGTGGCGGCTGGCCGATGGCACTTTGTTATGGTTGAACACTGCCAGTGCGGCCAACGTGGATGGGCGCACAGACCATAGCCAAGTGCAGTTGATCGAAGGCGAACTGGCGCTGAATGCGGGGGCCGAATCAGGCTCATTGCAACTGGTCACGCCCGATGCCGTGTTGCACGCCCGTGGCGCCAATCTGCTGGTGCGCCATGATCGGCAGGGTACTCAGGTGACAGTATTGCGCGGTCTGGTGCAGGTCAGCTCGCGTCATAACCGGGGGCCATTGTTGCTGGAGGCCGGCTGGCGAACGCGGGTGGATGCTCAGGGTATCCACCCTGCAAGTCTCACCGACGGGTTTCTGGCTCAGGCCTGGCTGCGCAGTATTTTACCGGCTGAGCGCATGCGTCTGGATGCTCTGCTGGCCGAGCTTTCACGGTACCGCCCAGGTGTTTTGCGCTGCAGCCAGCAGGTCGCGGCCTTGCGCGTGACGGGCAGCTTTGAGCTGGATGACACCGATGCGGCGCTGGCGTTGGTCGCCCATGCGTTGCCCGTGCGCATCGAGCGACGGACCCGCTTTTGGGTCACCGTGGTGCCGGTCTGA
- a CDS encoding sigma-70 family RNA polymerase sigma factor, with amino-acid sequence MSHDRIVSPVEQLYANHHGWLQGWLHRRLGHRADAEDLAHDTFIRVLRSEHDARELRQPMAFLATIANGLLINRWRRQAIERAYLEALAARPVAQEPSPEDRCLTIETLLQLDSLLIGLSTKVRHIFFLSQLDGLTYPQIAAQLSLSVAQVQRAMGKAFSVCYASRFE; translated from the coding sequence ATGTCTCACGACAGGATCGTCTCGCCCGTCGAACAGCTGTATGCGAATCATCATGGTTGGCTGCAGGGTTGGCTGCATCGGCGACTGGGGCACCGCGCCGATGCAGAGGACCTGGCTCACGACACGTTTATCCGCGTGTTGCGCTCAGAGCACGATGCAAGGGAGTTGCGCCAGCCCATGGCGTTTCTTGCGACGATTGCCAATGGCCTGCTGATCAACCGCTGGCGTCGCCAGGCGATCGAACGGGCTTATCTTGAAGCGCTGGCTGCGCGGCCAGTGGCCCAGGAGCCTTCGCCCGAAGACCGCTGCCTGACGATCGAAACCCTGTTGCAACTCGACTCGCTGCTGATTGGGCTATCAACCAAAGTGCGGCATATTTTCTTTTTGTCCCAGCTTGATGGCCTGACCTACCCGCAAATCGCCGCACAATTGAGTTTAAGCGTGGCCCAGGTGCAGCGGGCAATGGGCAAGGCGTTCAGTGTCTGCTACGCGAGCCGTTTCGAATGA
- a CDS encoding DUF2938 domain-containing protein, which produces MGNIMEAGETLLRILFVGMAATLIMDVSALIRARVFGSASIDYGLVGRWLGHMLHGQFRHASIVAAPRVRHERLVGWVFHYITGCVFAMALLGGQGLGWLCNPSLMPALLTGLISVIAPFFIMQPAFGLGIAASRTAVPSAARRRSLIAHLTFGLGLYAAGWLLMLLFPAPQCLG; this is translated from the coding sequence ATGGGAAATATCATGGAAGCAGGTGAGACGCTATTGCGCATTCTGTTTGTTGGAATGGCAGCCACACTGATCATGGACGTATCAGCGTTGATTCGAGCGCGAGTATTTGGCTCGGCGTCGATCGACTATGGGCTCGTCGGTCGCTGGTTGGGGCACATGCTGCATGGGCAGTTTCGACACGCCTCTATTGTGGCGGCGCCCCGTGTCAGGCATGAACGCCTGGTTGGCTGGGTGTTTCATTACATCACTGGCTGCGTCTTCGCGATGGCGCTTTTGGGGGGCCAAGGGCTGGGCTGGCTATGCAATCCGTCCCTGATGCCCGCGCTGTTGACTGGCTTGATCAGTGTCATTGCCCCCTTTTTTATCATGCAGCCCGCGTTCGGCCTCGGCATTGCAGCGTCGAGAACTGCGGTGCCAAGCGCAGCAAGGCGCAGAAGCCTTATTGCGCATCTGACGTTCGGACTTGGGCTCTATGCAGCCGGCTGGCTGCTGATGTTGCTCTTTCCTGCGCCGCAATGCCTGGGGTGA
- a CDS encoding helix-turn-helix domain-containing protein, translating into MKEMNIGEVAKRSGLPASTLRYYEEKGLIRSIGRRGLTRVFRADVLQQLSLIALGQAAAFSLDDIATMLDADGQPAIDHQRLTDKADELDRTIERLSAVRDELRRAAACPAPRHIECSKFQKMLNDVRTVGVVRKNKGDISAFDKD; encoded by the coding sequence ATGAAAGAGATGAACATCGGTGAAGTCGCAAAACGTTCCGGCCTGCCGGCTTCAACCCTGCGCTACTACGAAGAAAAAGGTCTGATCCGCTCAATAGGTCGTCGCGGGCTCACCCGTGTATTTCGGGCGGACGTACTCCAGCAGCTGTCCTTGATTGCCCTAGGGCAAGCTGCGGCGTTTTCATTGGACGACATCGCCACCATGCTGGACGCGGACGGTCAGCCCGCCATCGATCACCAGCGTCTCACAGACAAGGCAGACGAACTGGACCGCACCATCGAACGCCTCAGCGCCGTACGAGACGAACTGCGACGTGCTGCGGCCTGCCCGGCTCCGCGTCATATCGAATGCTCGAAATTTCAGAAAATGCTCAACGATGTCAGAACAGTGGGCGTGGTCAGAAAAAACAAGGGCGATATTTCGGCTTTTGACAAGGATTGA
- a CDS encoding metallophosphoesterase encodes MKRTVSPLVISKRLTFKRVALCSGVTFALLLIAGGYWICTPPSPYVPLSTLDSASVSMIAVGDQGSGKLQQWRVGQAMEKVASNEGRLNMVVFLGDNFYGNSLTSTHDLSWQTKFERVYWGHWLSHVPFYAVLGNHDYPVSQKYEIEYGQQHKGSGRWQMPASSYVKDFGDVNGRPLVRMVFLDTSAPRETFQQQIDLIDQAFQAEGEPPVWRIVASHHPIRNQGQHGEDPDLVARLLPALERNNVDMLLSGHDHNQQLLLRTGEPAWVISGAGGQTLYALNMPALDSTFTTSRAGFAKLDLDAHRLRLAYYDDRGDLEAGYHWARECPWMAKGCLLRDEPQRTGVQLAQ; translated from the coding sequence TTGAAGCGCACAGTTTCCCCCTTGGTTATTTCAAAACGTTTAACGTTTAAGAGGGTCGCGCTTTGCTCAGGTGTCACCTTCGCGCTTCTGCTGATTGCTGGTGGTTACTGGATATGCACACCTCCCTCACCTTATGTGCCTCTGAGCACTCTGGACTCCGCGTCGGTGTCCATGATCGCTGTGGGCGATCAAGGCAGCGGCAAGCTGCAGCAATGGCGAGTAGGCCAAGCCATGGAGAAAGTTGCATCCAATGAGGGGCGGCTGAACATGGTGGTGTTTCTAGGGGACAACTTTTACGGCAACTCGTTAACCAGTACCCATGACCTTAGTTGGCAAACCAAGTTCGAGCGGGTCTATTGGGGCCACTGGCTCAGCCATGTGCCGTTCTACGCAGTGTTGGGTAACCATGATTACCCCGTGTCGCAAAAGTATGAGATCGAGTACGGGCAACAGCATAAGGGCTCAGGCCGCTGGCAGATGCCTGCGAGCTCTTACGTCAAGGATTTCGGTGATGTGAATGGGCGGCCATTGGTGCGAATGGTGTTCCTTGATACATCGGCGCCGCGCGAAACCTTTCAACAGCAAATTGACTTGATTGATCAAGCGTTTCAGGCGGAGGGAGAGCCCCCTGTATGGCGAATCGTTGCGTCCCATCACCCAATACGCAATCAAGGCCAGCATGGTGAAGACCCGGATCTGGTTGCCAGGCTTTTGCCTGCGTTAGAACGTAACAACGTTGATATGCTTCTATCAGGACATGATCACAATCAGCAATTGCTGTTGCGCACAGGGGAGCCTGCATGGGTCATTTCCGGTGCTGGAGGCCAGACCCTTTATGCCCTCAATATGCCTGCGCTTGATAGTACGTTCACCACGTCGCGAGCCGGATTTGCCAAACTCGACCTGGATGCCCACCGGCTACGGTTAGCTTATTACGATGATCGAGGTGACCTGGAAGCTGGCTATCACTGGGCTAGAGAATGCCCGTGGATGGCCAAAGGTTGTTTACTGCGCGATGAGCCGCAACGGACTGGCGTGCAGTTAGCACAGTGA